From the Lathyrus oleraceus cultivar Zhongwan6 chromosome 4, CAAS_Psat_ZW6_1.0, whole genome shotgun sequence genome, one window contains:
- the LOC127075277 gene encoding transcription factor bHLH123 isoform X1, giving the protein MAEEQFQVSGNWWETPARNMRFESVEQQQQQQQQQSSSFGGWQQQHHDTMSASGSSSVIFHDTTQKLQPSDSSTSNNDNNNLHMMNLGLSSQTIDWNQASLLRSDKASEGSFRSMLQENLNSSSTNFDQETGGVGLSNWRQEKLFSTESSNNEFKQVNRGFSLDQTQFSPQYSSGDSNMISQMDSSALYGNPSMLQGLLGTETNQIQPQHGNNSFENHRSMNFPYSSTSYGLSSNDLVPSWSKQQHQQPNNQLHFTNNAPFWNASESTLKDSSSSFLPPFTTPNSGAQTKNISEGRDPSGVVKKSGSEPAPKRSRNETPSPLPAFKVRKEKMGDRITALQQLVSPFGKTDTASVLSEAIEYIKFLHEQVTILSTPYMKNGPPIQHQQGSGKSKEVEGPRQDLRSRGLCLVPVSSTFPMTHEPTVEYWTPTFGGTFR; this is encoded by the exons ATGGCTGAAGAACAATTTCAAGTTAGTGGAAATTGGTGGGAGACACCGGCTAGAAACATGAGATTTGAAAGTGTTgaacaacaacagcagcaacaacaacaacaatcttCCTCGTTTGGTGGTTGGCAGCAACAACATCATGATACCATGTCCGCTTCCGGTAGTTCTTCGGTGATTTTTCATGATACTACTCAAAAACTTCAACCTTCAGATTCTTCTACTTCAAATAATGACAACAATAACTTGCATATGATGAATTTGGGACTTTCGTCTCAAACCATTGATTGGAATCAAGCATCTTTACT AAGAAGTGACAAGGCTTCAGAAGGAAGTTTCAGGTCTATGCTACAAGAGAATTTGAACTCATCAAGCACGAATTTCGATCAAGAAACTGGTGGAGTTGGATTGAGTAATTGGAGGCAAGAAAAGTTGTTTTCGACTGAATCTTCGAACAACGAATTCAAGCAAGTGAATAGAGGTTTCTCTTTGGATCAAACACAGTTTAGTCCTCAATATAGCTCAGGAGATAGTAACATGATAAGCCAAATGGACTCTTCAGCTTTATATGGTAACCCTTCAATGTTACAAGGACTTTTAGGAACTGAAACCAATCAAATTCAACCTCAACATGGTAATAATTCATTCGAGAATCATCGTTCGATGAATTTTCCTTACTCGTCAACAAGCTATGGTTTGAGTTCAAATGATTTAGTTCCTTCTTGGTctaaacaacaacatcaacaaccaAATAACCAGTTGCATTTCACCAACAATGCTCCATTTTGGAATGCTTCAGAGTCTACTCTTAAAGATTCATCATCAAGTTTCTTGCCTCCATTTACCACACCGAATTCTGGTGCACAAACGAAG AATATATCTGAAGGTAGGGACCCAAGTGGTGTGGTGAAGAAAAGTGGGAGTGAGCCTGCACCAAAAAGGTCCAGAAATGAAACCCCATCACCTTTGCCAGCTTTTAAG GTGAGAAAAGAGAAAATGGGGGACAGAATCACTGCACTTCAACAATTGGTTTCACCTTTCGGAAAG ACTGATACAGCCTCAGTGCTCTCCGAAGCAATTGAATATATCAAGTTTCTTCATGAACAAGTGACT ATTTTAAGCACACCGTATATGAAAAATGGTCCTCCAATCCAACATCAACAG GGTTCTGGTAAATCTAAGGAAGTAGAGGGTCCAAGGCAAGATCTTAGAAGCAGAGGGTTATGCTTAGTACCAGTTTCTAGTACATTTCCAATGACTCATGAACCCACAGTTGAATATTGGACACCAACATTTGGAGGAACTTTCAGATAA
- the LOC127075277 gene encoding transcription factor bHLH123 isoform X2, producing MAEEQFQVSGNWWETPARNMRFESVEQQQQQQQQQSSSFGGWQQQHHDTMSASGSSSVIFHDTTQKLQPSDSSTSNNDNNNLHMMNLGLSSQTIDWNQASLLSDKASEGSFRSMLQENLNSSSTNFDQETGGVGLSNWRQEKLFSTESSNNEFKQVNRGFSLDQTQFSPQYSSGDSNMISQMDSSALYGNPSMLQGLLGTETNQIQPQHGNNSFENHRSMNFPYSSTSYGLSSNDLVPSWSKQQHQQPNNQLHFTNNAPFWNASESTLKDSSSSFLPPFTTPNSGAQTKNISEGRDPSGVVKKSGSEPAPKRSRNETPSPLPAFKVRKEKMGDRITALQQLVSPFGKTDTASVLSEAIEYIKFLHEQVTILSTPYMKNGPPIQHQQGSGKSKEVEGPRQDLRSRGLCLVPVSSTFPMTHEPTVEYWTPTFGGTFR from the exons ATGGCTGAAGAACAATTTCAAGTTAGTGGAAATTGGTGGGAGACACCGGCTAGAAACATGAGATTTGAAAGTGTTgaacaacaacagcagcaacaacaacaacaatcttCCTCGTTTGGTGGTTGGCAGCAACAACATCATGATACCATGTCCGCTTCCGGTAGTTCTTCGGTGATTTTTCATGATACTACTCAAAAACTTCAACCTTCAGATTCTTCTACTTCAAATAATGACAACAATAACTTGCATATGATGAATTTGGGACTTTCGTCTCAAACCATTGATTGGAATCAAGCATCTTTACT AAGTGACAAGGCTTCAGAAGGAAGTTTCAGGTCTATGCTACAAGAGAATTTGAACTCATCAAGCACGAATTTCGATCAAGAAACTGGTGGAGTTGGATTGAGTAATTGGAGGCAAGAAAAGTTGTTTTCGACTGAATCTTCGAACAACGAATTCAAGCAAGTGAATAGAGGTTTCTCTTTGGATCAAACACAGTTTAGTCCTCAATATAGCTCAGGAGATAGTAACATGATAAGCCAAATGGACTCTTCAGCTTTATATGGTAACCCTTCAATGTTACAAGGACTTTTAGGAACTGAAACCAATCAAATTCAACCTCAACATGGTAATAATTCATTCGAGAATCATCGTTCGATGAATTTTCCTTACTCGTCAACAAGCTATGGTTTGAGTTCAAATGATTTAGTTCCTTCTTGGTctaaacaacaacatcaacaaccaAATAACCAGTTGCATTTCACCAACAATGCTCCATTTTGGAATGCTTCAGAGTCTACTCTTAAAGATTCATCATCAAGTTTCTTGCCTCCATTTACCACACCGAATTCTGGTGCACAAACGAAG AATATATCTGAAGGTAGGGACCCAAGTGGTGTGGTGAAGAAAAGTGGGAGTGAGCCTGCACCAAAAAGGTCCAGAAATGAAACCCCATCACCTTTGCCAGCTTTTAAG GTGAGAAAAGAGAAAATGGGGGACAGAATCACTGCACTTCAACAATTGGTTTCACCTTTCGGAAAG ACTGATACAGCCTCAGTGCTCTCCGAAGCAATTGAATATATCAAGTTTCTTCATGAACAAGTGACT ATTTTAAGCACACCGTATATGAAAAATGGTCCTCCAATCCAACATCAACAG GGTTCTGGTAAATCTAAGGAAGTAGAGGGTCCAAGGCAAGATCTTAGAAGCAGAGGGTTATGCTTAGTACCAGTTTCTAGTACATTTCCAATGACTCATGAACCCACAGTTGAATATTGGACACCAACATTTGGAGGAACTTTCAGATAA